Proteins from a genomic interval of Chelonoidis abingdonii isolate Lonesome George chromosome 7, CheloAbing_2.0, whole genome shotgun sequence:
- the NASP gene encoding nuclear autoantigenic sperm protein isoform X6: MKPAAACAELAPGPAPSCRMEEELAAPSTSADKTDSMDVDGEAKKLLGLGQKHLVLGNIPAAVNAFQEAASVLGKKYGETADQCAEAFFYYGKSLLELARMENGVLGNALEGVQVEEEEGEKADDDSMVENADNIDETEGSDEEDKENDKTEDDKENDSTVEDKSLQESEEDEVGNLELAWDMLELAKVIYKRQETKEAQLHAAQAHLKLGEVSVESENYAQAIEEFQACLALQQKYLEAHDRLLAESHYQLALAYHYNSQFDEAILQFSKSVEVIDKRMVMLTERIKKAEGGSTEDEKEIEELKGLLPEIKEKIEDSKESQKSARVAELALKATLVGGATSSFTQSEESCSVSTIPVRKPADGASQCVTDISHLVRKKRKPEEETQQGDNEAKKSKPEPAVNGGGDAAPSGNEVAEKMEAETEKRPQVESGAAVESTV, from the exons ATGAaacctgctgctgcctgtgctgagcTCGCGCCCGGGCCCGCGCCTAG TTGTAGAATGGAAGAGGAATTGGCTGCTCCCTCCACTTCTGCAGACAAAACTGATAG TATGGATGTGGATGGAGAAGCCAAGAAACTACTGGGCTTAGGACAGAAACACTTGGTATTGGGAAATATTCCAGCAGCTGTTAATGCATTCCAGGAAGCTGCTAGTGTATT GGGTAAAAAGTATGGTGAGACAGCAGATCAATGTGCAGAAGCTTTTTTTTACTATGGAAAATCTCTCCTGGAGTTAGCAAG AATGGAGAATGGTGTATTGGGAAATGCCTTGGAAGGAGTGCaagtggaagaggaggaaggagaaaaagcaGATGACGACTCAATGGTAGAAAATGCTGATAACATAGATG AAACAGAGGGATCAGATgaggaagataaagaaaatgaCAAAACTGAAGATGATAAAGAAAATGACTCGACCGTTGAAGATAAG TCTCTTCAGGAAAGTGAAGAGGATGAAGTTGGAAATCTGGAGCTGGCCTGGGATATGCTGGAGTTGGCAAAAGTAATCTATAAAAG acaggaaacaaaagaagCTCAGCTCCACGCTGCTCAGGCTCACTTGAAACTAGGAGAAGTTAGCGTTGAATCCG AAAACTATGCACAAGCTATAGAAGAATTTCAGGCATGCCTTGCCTTACAGCAGAAGTACCTCGAGGCCCATGACCGCCTGCTAGCAGAGTCACACTACCAGCTGGCACTGGCATATCACTACAACAGCCAGTTTGATGAAGCAATTCTGCAGTTCAGTAAATCAGTAGAAGTCATTGACAAAAGAATGG TGATGCTGACTGAACGAATAAAGAAAGCAGAAGGAGGATCTACCGAAGATGAGAAGGAGATCGAAGAATTAAAGGGACTACTTCCTGAAATTAAGGAAAAGATAGAAGATTCAAAGGAGTCTCAAAAAAGTGCAAGAGTAGCTGAACTGGCTTTGAAAGCAACTCTG GTTGGAGGAGCTACCTCCAGTTTTACACAGAGTGAAGAAAGCTGTTCTGTTTCCACA ATTCCTGTAAGAAAACCAGCTGATGGAGCATCCCAGTGTGTTACAGACATCTCTCATCTTGTCAGAAAGAAG AGGAAACCAGAGGAGGAGACTCAACAGGGAGACAATGAAGCTAAGAAATCTAAACCAGAACCGGCTGTCAATGGTGGTGGTGATGCTGCCCCCAGTGGAAATGAGGTTGCAGAAAAAATGGAAGCAGAG ACAGAGAAAAGGCCACAAGTGGAATCAGGGGCTGCAGTTGAAAGTACAGTATGA